The Hemibagrus wyckioides isolate EC202008001 linkage group LG15, SWU_Hwy_1.0, whole genome shotgun sequence genome window below encodes:
- the dnajc22 gene encoding dnaJ homolog subfamily C member 22, which produces MPKSLITTYALWAVGGPLGLHHLYLRRDSHALLWMLTLGGFGFGWLREFFRIPAYVSEANKEAERVRRPSNNPPPIGLVRVAGQVCVGIYFGSLALISLNSLNFFYLLVLPLSVGAGVHLVSSVGQQTSDPQKILTACIMTSAIFYGSKLSPLPISLAASVTAAQHRKFKLPQHVRSTPEPLGPRVYRLSLALLAFSAPLGYCVFHNTTATLYYISDCVAAFLDMFWFFPWLRGVVEYFLLLPYRILCAMTGGSYYEESWKKVLEILLNEYSKREIEAMKVLSVSEGATLEEISHSYRELAKLWHPDRNPKKKQEAEEMFIKINDAYETLLHRYKPQSRK; this is translated from the exons ATGCCTAAGAGTCTAATAACAACCTACGCCCTCTGGGCAGTGGGAGGCCCACTGGGACTTCATCACCTGTACCTGAGAAGGGACAGCCATGCTCTCTTGTGGATGCTCACTTTGGGTGGTTTTGGGTTCGGTTGGCTCAGAGAGTTCTTCCGAATCCCAGCTTACGTGAGCGAAGCCAACAAAGAGGCTGAGAGAGTCAGACGCCCGTCCAACAATCCTCCACCAATCGGCTTGGTTCGCGTTGCTGGTCAGGTTTGCGTCGGCATTTACTTTGGATCGCTTGCTTTGATCAGTCTGAACTCTCTGAACTTTTTCTACCTGCTTGTGCTGCCATTGAGTGTTGGTGCAGGGGTGCACCTGGTGTCCAGCGTTGGTCAGCAGACTTCTGACCCGCAGAAGATCCTCACAGCATGTATCATGACCTCGGCCATATTCTACGGCAGCAAACTTTCACCTCTTCCCATAAGCTTAGCAGCTAGTGTCACTGCCGCACAGCATAGAAAGTTTAAACTTCCTCAACATGTAAGATCTACACCAGAGCCATTGG GACCTCGTGTCTATCGCCTTAGCCTAGCTCTGCTGGCTTTCTCAGCTCCTCTCGGATACTGCGTTTTTCACAACACCACAGCTACTTTATACTACATTTCAGACTGTGTGGCAGCATTTCTTGACATGTTTTGGTTCTTTCCTTGGCTCAGAGGGGTTGTGGAGTACTTTCTGCTGTTGCCATACCGGATCTTGTGCGCGATGACTGGAGGGAGTTATTATGAGGAGAGCTGGAAGAAGGTTCTGGAAATACTTCTCAATGAATACAGCAAAAGAGAGATCGAGGCAATGAAG GTGCTGTCAGTGTCTGAGGGAGCCACGCTGGAGGAGATCTCTCACAGCTACAGGGAGCTCGCTAAATTATGGCACCCAGACCGGAACCCCAAGAAGAAACAAGAAGCAGAGGAAATGTTCATTAAAATCAATGATGCATATGAGACTCTGCTCCACAGATATAAGCCTCAAAGCAGGAAATGA